A genomic window from Rutidosis leptorrhynchoides isolate AG116_Rl617_1_P2 unplaced genomic scaffold, CSIRO_AGI_Rlap_v1 contig278, whole genome shotgun sequence includes:
- the LOC139882507 gene encoding G-type lectin S-receptor-like serine/threonine-protein kinase At2g19130, with protein MSWSAYVLSLAQSHVQVASLASSSLWHMPVLVHWYDACLNASTYSLNDNALVSDEVSTQYFACFLTSSSLRSLTSPSLQAQMAMDSKNSSPWSFILPIFLLCSSHCTHLCHSSDKLDENQSLSGNQTLTSSGGDFVLGFFTPGKSSYSYIGIWYNNVREPAFVWVANRDNPVTDRYSTELKISDGNLIIVNGSQVPVWSTNLRTSSSGSSSMVAVLEDDGNFALKDAPNSSVTLWQSFDHPTNTWLPGAKLGIDKRKNTSQLLTSWKNAEDPSRGLFSLQLQPYSDGVYYIWWNGSEHYWTSGTWDNQSKIFSLIPEMRSDYIYDFKYVDNENENYFTYSIKISFNAISTLMMDLSGQLKQSSWLPSSQAWSLICSLPREQCEVYRLCGPFSVCSENTDNFCSCLPGFSISSLRDWNLSDWSGGCKRNSDLNCAANASNVERDRFSLSSNMILPEDPRSLDVGSDTECRAACLSNCSCTAYAFKDDACSIWIGDLFNAQQLSQSDTNGKSFYLRRAASDVQDTSKKSNVIAIVAGSVSSAVVILVIVFFGIWRWRRRATVTTKTVEGSLIAFAYRDLQVAAKNFSEKLGGGGFGSVFKGTLPDSSHIAVKKLESVSQGEKQFRTEVRTIGNIQHVNLVWLRGFCSEGDKRLLVYDFMPNGSLDYHLFHKKDSKTLDWKMRYQIALGIARGLAYLHEECRDCIIHCDIKPENILLDAEFCPKVADFGLAKLVGRDFSRVLTTMRGTRGYLAPEWISGVAITAKADVYSYGMMLFEFVSGRRNLELSEDGTIKFFPTWVASKIAEGGDLLDLLDRDLENNADTEELTRICRVACWCVQDEETHRPSMGQVVQILEGLLDVNLPRIPRALQLLLDNQEHVVFFTESSSLNQSAQTKNNT; from the exons ATGTCCTGGTCCGCCTATGTTTTAAGTCTTGCTCAATCACATGTCCAAGTTGCATCACTAGCGTCTTCTTCACTCTGGCATATGCCTGTCCTTGTTCATTGGTATGATGCCTGCTTAAATGCTTCTACCTACTCACTCAATGATAATGCACTAGTCTCGGATGAAGTTTCCACACAATACTTTGCATGTTTCTTGACCAGTTCTTCTTTGAGATCACTTACCTCACCCTCGCTACAAGCACAAATGG CCATGGATAGCAAAAACAGTAGTCCATGGTCGTTCATACTCCCAATTTTCTTGCTTTGCTCATCTCACTGCACCCACCTCTGTCATAGCTCAGACAAGCTCGATGAAAATCAATCTCTATCTGGTAATCAAACCTTAACCTCCTCGGGTGGCGACTTTGTGCTTGGCTTCTTCACACCAGGCAAGTCGTCTTACTCCTACATAGGCATCTGGTACAACAACGTTCGCGAGCCGGCCTTCGTCTGGGTCGCGAACAGAGACAACCCTGTCACCGACAGGTACTCCACTGAACTGAAGATCTCTGATGGCAATCTTATAATTGTCAACGGCTCCCAAGTCCCCGTTTGGTCCACGAATCTGCGTACTTCTTCATCTGGGTCGAGCTCCATGGTGGCAGTTCTTGAGGACGACGGCAACTTCGCTCTCAAAGACGCGCCGAATTCTTCTGTGACTTTGTGGCAGAGCTTTGATCACCCGACGAACACGTGGCTTCCCGGTGCCAAATTAGGGATCGACAAGCGCAAAAACACGAGTCAGCTCTTGACATCATGGAAGAACGCCGAGGATCCTTCAAGAGGTTTGTTCTCTCTCCAGCTCCAGCCATACAGTGACGGCGTGTACTACATATGGTGGAATGGGTCTGAGCATTACTGGACTAGTGGGACGTGGGACAATCAGTCGAAAATTTTCTCTTTGATCCCTGAAATGAGATCGGACTATATTTACGATTTCAAATATGTGGACAATGAGAACGAGAACTACTTCACCTATTCAATCAAAATCTCCTTCAACGCCATATCAACGTTAATGATGGATCTTTCTGGGCAGCTCAAGCAGTCTTCGTGGTTGCCTTCTTCCCAGGCGTGGAGCTTGATCTGCTCTCTGCCCCGGGAACAATGCGAGGTGTATAGACTTTGCGGGCCTTTCAGTGTTTGCAGCGAGAATACCGACAATTTCTGCAGCTGCTTGCCTGGGTTTAGCATCAGCTCTCTGAGGGATTGGAATCTGAGCGATTGGTCTGGCGGTTGCAAGAGGAATTCGGACTTGAATTGTGCAGCAAATGCTTCTAATGTGGAGAGAGACCGTTTCTCGCTTAGTTCTAACATGATATTGCCTGAAGATCCCCGATCTTTAGATGTCGGGAGCGATACGGAATGCCGAGCTGCTTGTTTGAGCAATTGCTCTTGCACAGCTTATGCTTTTAAGGATGATGCCTGCTCAATCTGGATTGGGGATCTCTTCAATGCACAACAGCTCTCACAAAGTGACACCAATGGAAAAAGCTTCTATCTCAGGCGTGCCGCTTCTGACGTTCAGGATACGAGCAAGAAGAGCAATGTAATTGCGATAGTTGCAGGGTCTGTTAGCTCCGCAGTAGTGATATTAGTCATTGTCTTTTTTGGCATTTGGAGATGGAGGAGAAGGGCAACTGTAACAACAAAGACAGTGGAGGGTTCACTGATAGCCTTTGCATACCGGGACTTGCAAGTAGCAGCCAAGAATTTCTCAGAGAAGTTGGGTGGGGGCGGGTTCGGTTCAGTTTTCAAAGGAACATTACCTGATTCAAGTCACATAGCGGTCAAGAAGCTTGAAAGCGTAAGCCAAGGAGAGAAGCAATTCCGAACAGAAGTACGCACAATCGGCAACATCCAGCATGTGAATCTTGTCTGGCTTCGTGGGTTCTGCTCTGAAGGTGACAAAAGGCTGTTGGTCTACGATTTCATGCCAAACGGTTCCTTAGACTATCATCTCTTTCATAAAAAGGACTCGAAGACCTTGGATTGGAAAATGAGATACCAAATTGCTTTGGGAATAGCTCGAGGTCTGGCTTATCTCCATGAGGAGTGTAGAGACTGCATCATACATTGCGACATCAAGCCAGAGAACATCCTTCTAGATGCTGAATTCTGTCCAAAAGTGGCAGATTTTGGCCTGGCAAAGCTTGTCGGCCGAGATTTTAGCAGGGTGTTGACAACCATGAGAGGCACAAGAGGGTATCTAGCGCCGGAGTGGATCTCTGGAGTGGCCATAACAGCAAAAGCTGATGTTTATAGCTATGGAATGATGCTCTTTGAGTTTGTTTCAGGAAGGAGGAACTTAGAGCTTTCGGAAGATGGGACCATTAAGTTCTTCCCAACATGGGTTGCTAGCAAGATAGCTGAAGGAGGTGACCTGCTTGATCTTTTGGACCGAGACTTGGAGAACAACGCTGATACTGAAGAGCTAACTCGGATATGCAGAGTTGCTTGCTGGTGTGTCCAAGATGAGGAAACTCACAGGCCATCGATGGGGCAGGTTGTTCAAATACTTGAGGGGTTGTTGGATGTGAACCTTCCCAGGATACCGAGAGCCCTTCAACTGCTTCTTGATAATCAGGAGCATGTAGTTTTCTTCACTGAGTCGTCATCGTTGAACCAGAGTGCCCAGACGAAAAATAATACCTAA